CAGGGTGTCGTCGACACTCAGCGTGATGCCGGCGCGCAGCGTGCCGAAGATCTCCGGGCCAAAGGCGGCAAGGTCGTGGGTGCCGTTGAAATTGGGGACCGAACCATCGGTCCAGTTGCCCTGCGTGGTAAAGTACCGCTCGCTCAGATCCAGGCTGCCATAGCCGACGCGGCTCACGCCGAAGTGCGTGCCCAGCGCGGCTTGCGCGGCGGAGACGATCTCCTCGGCTTCGGCGAGGTCCCGAAACGCCGCTTCCAGGCGCATCAGGAACTCCTGACGGGCGCGAGCGGCAACCGCGTCGGTGGTCTCGCTGCAGACGCACAACGCTGCGAAGACGGCGCCATCCTCGTCGCGAACCGGGCTGTAGCTGAACGTGAACCACGCCGTGCGCGGCTCGGGCCGGTGGAGGACGACCGGTAAATCCTCGTACAAGCTGGATTTGCCGGCAAACGCGCGGTCGATGACGGGCCCGATCGCCTTCTCGACCTCGGGCCACACCTCGAAGAACGGGCGCCCCATGGCTTTGGGATGATGCGGCCCCAGGATCGGGATGTAGGTATCGTTGTAGATCAGCCGCCGATCTTCGCCGAGCAGCACGAACATCGGCACGGGCGCTGCGCGGATCACGCCAACCAGCAGCCGGGCGCTTGCCGGTTGCCCCTCCAGGATCGCAGCCCATTGCGCTTGATCCGTCATGCCTGCCGTGTCGACCCCGTTGCCTCTGCGGCTGACCTCCCGATGCGGGCGTGGCAGTCAGCCGTCCATGTTTCGCGTATGTGCCGGAAAATAGCAACGCAAGACCCGTCCATCGGGGCAGCTAGCCCCGTGAAAACACGCGGCTTTGCGGCTCACCCGCGGGATCGTGGTTGGTGAAAATTTACCATGGCCGTTGCACGGGCAGTTACGCCTGAGAGCGCAGAGCAACCTTGGATCATAACCGGAGTCGCACCTCGTCATGCCTCGCGTGGCCTTATCCGTTTCAGCAGCCCGCATCGCGGGCTGGCTCCGGCGCCTGGGCAGGGACCAGCGCGGCAACACGTTCCTGATCGTTGCAGCGGCGGTGATCCCGATGCTGGCGGTGATCGGCGGCGGCGTCGACATCAGCCGCGGATACCTGTCGCGCACCCGACTTCAGCAGGCCTGCGATGCCGGCGTGCTGGCGACGCGCAAGAAGATCGGCGGCACTGTCATCACTACGGGCATTATCCCAACGGACGCCAATGCGGTGGGGACGCGGTTCTTCAACCTAAATTTCCAGGATGGCGCCTACGGCACGACCGGCAGGACCTTCGCGATGACCCTGTCATCCGATTACACCATCAACGGCTCGGCCAGCGTGAGCGTGCCGACCTCGGTAATGAAGCTGTTCAGCGTCGATACCCTGCCGGTGTCCGTGAACTGCTCGGCGCAGTTCCACTACGCCAACACCGACATCATGATGGTGCTCGACGTCACCGGGTCGATGAACGACACCAACCCCGGGGACAGCAGCAGCAAGATCTCCGTGCTACGCCAGACGGTGAAGGACTTTTACGCCTCAATCGAAAGCAACAAGACGCAAGGCACGCGCATCCGCTACGGCTTCGTGCCGTATTCGACAAACGTCAACGTCGGCTCGCTGCTGCAATCGAACTGGGTGGCGCAGACAGCCAACTACGAGAGCCGCGAGGCGGTCAGCACCCCCAGCGGCAAACAGTGGCAATACCACACCATGGCGATCAACGTCGGCCCGCTGCAGAACGGCGAGACCAACAAGCTGATCAAGGGCGGCTCGATCAAGATCAAGATGGGCGGCACGCCTTCGGCTCCGCTCGACGTCGACGTCCTTTTCGACGGCTGCATGGAAGAGCGAGCGACGTACGTCATCGACGATTACAACAACGTCGACCTGACCCGTGCGCGCGACCTCGACATCGATGCGGTGCCGATCAAGGGGACGCCCGACACCCAGTGGAAGCCGATGCTGGATGACGCGGCGTGGCTGCGCGCGTTCTCGATTACCAAGAACTGGAACGGCAGCCTCAGCATCAGCGGTTCCTGGCAGGGGACGACGACAGGCTCTGCATACAGCACGGGCAATTACGCGCAGGCCAATGCGGTCGGTCTCGCCGCCTGCCCCGCCGAAGCGCGCAAGCTGGCCGAGATGAGCGCCAGCGACGTCGCAACGTATGTTGACGGGCTGAATGCGGCGGGCAGTACTTACCACGACATCGGCATGATCTGGGGCGGACGCCTGATCTCGCCCACGGGCATCTTCGCCAGCGAGAACGGCGACGTGAACGGTCGGCCCAGCATGCGCCACCTGATCTTCCTGACCGACGGCGAAACGGCTCCCCTGGAGTATTCGTACACGTCCTATGGGGTGGAGCCGCTGTCCCAGCGTCGGTGGAATCCGAGCTCGAAGTACACTCTCACGCAAACCGTGGAAAAGCGCTTCAGCTATGCGTGTAATCAGGTGAAGAACAAGAACGTCACCGTGTGGGTGATCGGCTTCGGCACCAACGTGACCGACCTGATGAAGGACTGCGCGGGTTCTGGTCATTGGTTCCAAGCCGCCAATGCGACGCAGCTGGCCGATGCCTTCGCCGCGATCTCCGCTGCGATCGGCGACTTGCGGATCATCAAGTGAGCTGGCTCCGCAATCTCCGGCGTGATCGGCGCGGCGTCAGCGCGGTGGAGTTCGCGTTGTTGACGCCGGTCCTGCTGATCGCACTGCTGGGACTGCTGGACCTGGGATACAACATGTACACCTCCTCGATTCTTGAGGGCGCGATCCAGGCCGCAGCGCGCAGCTCGACACTGGAGAACGCCTCGTCCAAGTCGACCGCGATCGACGACGCCGTCACGCTGGCGGTCAAGGACATCGCGCCCAGCGCGACGCTCACCTTCAAGCGCACCGCCTATCCCTCGTTCTCCTCGACCGGCAAGCCCGAGGACTACGACGACAACAACCACAACAACAAGTGCGACAACGGCGAGCCGTTCGAGGACGTCAACGAGAACTCGGTGTGGGACTCGGACCAGGGCTCGGTCGGGATGGGCGGCGCGCGAGACGTTGTCGTCTACCTGGTGACGGTCACCTACCCGCGCCCATTCCCGGTCGCCAGCATGCTGGGCGCGCCGTCCACTTACACGCTCAGCTCCAAGACGGTGCTGACCAATCAGCCTTGGACCAACGTGATCAAGACGCCGCCGATAAGGAACTGCACTTGAGCCGCTGCCGCGCCATCTCGCGCCTGTTGCGCCGCCTGCGCTGGGACCGCTCGGGTCTGGCGATGACGGAGTTCGCGCTGATCATGCCGTTCTTCCTCACCGCCGGGCTATACGGCGTGGAACTGGCCAACTACTCGTACATGAACATGCGCGTGGGACAGCTCGCCGCGCAGATCGCCGACAACGCCTCGCGCATCGGCGATTATTCCAAGCTCCAGAACCGCAAGGTCTACGAAAGCGACATCGACGACCTGCTGATCGGCGCGGGGCTGCAGGCTGGCACGCAGATGGACCTGTTCAACCGCGGCCGGATCATCATCAGCAGCCTGGAGAAGAACAGCTCCGGCCAGCAGTACATTCATTGGCAGCGGTGCCTGGGCAAGAAGAACGTCACCTCAACCTATGGCATCCAGGGCGCAACCCGCACCGTCGGCATGGGGCCGGCTGGCAACGAGGTCTACGCACTGGACACCAAGGAAGCGGTGATGTTCGTCGAGGTGCAGTACGATTATCTGCCGCTCGTTAGTGCCAGCTTCATCGGCACGCCGAAGCTGGTGTCGATATCCTCATTCACGGTGCGCTCCAGCCGCGACCTGAGCCAGTTGTACCAGACCACGCCCTCGAGCCCGTCCATGACCTGCGACAAGTTCACCACCACGGTCGCGTGAAGCGCGGTGCGGATTGAACGGCTGTCCAAAAAGGTCAAGCAGATCTACGTGCGACGCGCTACTCCGTGTAGAAAGGGCACAACGCCCGCACACAAGGAGAGGCGTGCGCAATGGAAACAACTCTACGGGCGCTGCTGGACCGTGAGGCGATCCGCAGCTGCGTCATCCGCCTCGCTCGCGGCGAGGATCGGCGGAGCGCCAAGCTGATCCGCTCCTGCTGGTGGCCCGAGGCGAAGTTCGATTACGGCGTCCATGCGGGCGACTTCGAGGCCTATCTCGCCTGGGTCGCGCCGGGCGCCGACGCGATCAAGAACACGCAGCACGTGATCGGCCAGACGCATATCGAACTCTCCGGCGCGAGCGCCAAGGCGGAGACCCACGCGATCTCCTATCACCGTCTGGACCTGGGCGCGGAAGCGGGGGGCGAGCGCGACACTTGCATCGGCGGGCGCTACCTCGACAGCTTCGAGAAGCGCGGTGAGGAATGGCGCATCGCCGACCGCATCATGCTCTACGATTGGGAGCAGGACTGGGGAATGGCGGCCGACTGGTCGAAGGGCGTGATGGGCTACCCCTTCTCCGCCGAGCACTTCGCCGGCCGCGCCAAGGGCGACTTCAGCGAGCGCTGGTTTGCCGGAGAGCGCGCATGAGCGCTCCGCTCGCCGGCAAGGTCGCCGTGGTTACGGGCGCAAGCCGCGGCATCGGCAAGGGCATCGCCCTGGTCCTCGCCGAGCAGGGCGCAACCGTCTACGTCACCGGCCGCACCGTGCGCGAGGGTGACTACTACTTGCCCGGCACCGTCGGCGGCACCGCGGCCGAGTGCGCCGAACGCGGGCGCGATAGCGGCGGCACGGGCATCGCAGTCGCCTGCGATCACGGCGACGATGCCGCGGTCGCCGCCTTGTTCGAGCAAGTCCGTGCCGAGCAGGGCCGGCTCGACGTGCTGGTCAACAATGCCTTCACGCTCTCCGACGATCTGCTGGAGCCCAAGGGGTTCTGGGAGAAGCCGCTCTCGAACCTCGAGATGTGGGATGTGGGCGTGAAATCGAACTACGTCGCCGCCTGGCATGCGGCGCGCATCATGGTGCCGCAAGGCTCGGGTCTGATCGTCGCGATCAGTGGCTTCGCGGCGGTGACCTATACGTACGGCACGATCTTCGGCACGTCCAAGTCCGCAGTCGACCGCATGGCGCGCGACATGGCGATCGAACTGGAGCCGCACGGCGTCGCCAGCCTGGCGATCTGGCAAGGCCTGACGTTGACCGAAAAGGCGCAGGACAATCTCGCCAGGATGGGCGACAAGATGACCGCCTCGATCACCTCGATGCACGGCAGCACCGTCGAGCATCCCGGCCGGGTAGTCGCCGCGCTCGCCGCCGACCCGCAGATCATGAAGCGCTCGGGCGGGGAGTTCATCACTACGGAGCTCGCCATGGAATACGGCGTCACCGACACCGACGGATCGGTGATCCAGTCAGCCCGCGCGACGCGCGGCTCGCCCATATGGAAGCCCATTTCGGAGGTCGACTACCGTGGCAAGTGACTCGCCCATGAGCCGGGAAGCACAGCTCGACGCCTTGCTGGACAAGCAGGACATCCTGGAAGCGCTCGCCCGCTTCTCGCGCGGCATGGATCGGTTCGACCGGGACACTTACTTGTCCGCATTTTGGCCCGATGCCGAGATGGCAGCCGGACCCTTCGTAGGCAACGCGCAGGATTGCTGGGACTGGGCAATTCCGATGCACGAGGCAGGGCAGATCCTGACCCATCACGCCTTGCTCCAGACCACCATCCATCCGGATGGCGACACGGCGCATACCGAGACCTATTACCAGTTCGTCGGCCGCAACCGGGACGAGAGCCTATGGATTGCGGGCGGCCGCTACATCGACCGGCTGGAGAAGCGCGATGGCGCGTGGCGGATCGCGTTGCGCACCAACATCATCGAATGGGCCTGCCTGCCGCCGCCGATGCCGCTCCCCTTCGCCGACGTGCCCGACATCGCGGTGAACGGCGTCTCTTCACGCAATCGGGAGGACCCGTCGTACCAGCGCCCGCTGGTCAATCGGCGCGCTGCGGCCAACGCCGGCAAAGCTTGATGGGGGCGCTGTCGGGGAAGGTCGCGCTGGTCACCGGCGCCAGTCGCGGCATCGGCAAGGGCGTGGCCTGCGCGCTCGCCGAGCAGGGTGCAACGGTCTACGTCACCGGACGCACGGTCGCGGCGGGGCAGCAGCCCTTGCCGGGCACGCTGGCGCGGACCGTCGCCGAAGTGAACGCCCGCGGCGGTGTGGGCGTCGCCGCGCCGATGGACCTTGCCGACGACGCGCAGATCGCCGCCGTGTTCGATCGCATCCGTGCAGAGCAGGGCCGGCTCGACGTGCTGGTCAACAGTGCGATGGCGATCCCCGACGCCATGACGCAGCGTCGGCTTCTGAAAGAAGCCGCTCGACGAGTGTGAGATCTGGGAAATGGACCTGCGTGCCGCCTACCTCCTCCCTCACGGGAGGAGGGGCGCCCGATCTTAAATTGATTGTCCTTAAGATCAGGCTTGCGGCGCTGGCGGCTTCTTCACGACCTGCCCGGCCCACTCGATCTCACCCGCGTCCGGCGCAGGTTCGGAGTCCGGCCCGCCGGGTCGCAGCACGGCTTCAACGCCGTCATCGGCCTGCTCGTCCGGCGCCTCGCCCTGCACGCCGCCGACATCGTCGTTAACGCGCTCGCTCAAGGCGTCCGGGTCGGCGGGCTGCTTGGCCGATCCGTCGCTCGGCTTGTCTTGCGACATCGCGGTTCTCCTGCCGTCCTGAGTTCAGGGCATCGTGCTCAGGATATCGCCCGCAGCCGTGGCGCTGGCAGGCGGCGTGTCGGGATCGGATTGGATGCGCGCCTGGCTGCTCAGCGGCCCGCCGGCGAGCGCCACCTGGCCCGCGTTGCCGCCCTGCGTGGCCTGGTTCTTCTGGAGGTAACGGTATCCGGCATAGCCGAGCGCCCCAAGGGCCGCGAGTTTGACGAGCATGGCTCACTCCTGTTGTTGAGCAGGAAGAACGCACGGGCCCGTGCCAAAGTGCCGGTCGGCTGATCTCGCCTTTCGTTCGGCTCGCCCCGCCCCGCGTTGCAACGTCCGTCAGGCGTTCCCGACGACCCAGCATGCCAGCGCCATCAGCAAGCCGGCGAAGCGGTTGGAGCGGAAGCGGTCCAGCGCATTGCCGTCCCCGGCAAGCTCCAGAGTCGCGACCTGCCACAGCAGATGCGCCGCCATCGGCAGCAGCGCCGCAAGCGCCAGCCAGTCCGGTCGCAGCAACCAGAAGGCGCCCGCCCAATAGCCGATCGCCAGCACGTAGAACGCCGCAACGCCGCCGCGCACGTGCGAGCCCATCCGCAGGGCCGAAGAGCGCACCCCCACCAGCGCATCGTCCTCCCGGTCCTGAAGCGCATAGATCGTGTCGTAGCCGACCACCCAGGCGATCGATCCCGCATAGAGCAGCGCCAGCGTACCCAGGCCCCAATCTTTCGATGCGCCGCGCACCTCGACCCAGCCGACCAGTGCCGCCCAGGAGAACACCAGGCCAAGCCACGCCTGCGGCCACCAAGTGATCCGCTTCATGAAGGGATAGGCTGCGACGGGAGCCAGGCTGCCCAGCGCGACCAGCTGTGCCTGCCAACGTAGTTGCAGCAGCACCACGAGCCCGATCAGGCACAGCGTCAGGAGCCAGATCCAGGCCGCCTTGCCGCTCACCCGCCCGCTCGCGACCGGCCGCGCGGCAGTGCGGACGACCTGGCGGTCGATGTCGGCATCGACGATGTCGTTGTAGACGCAGCCGGCACCCCTCATGGCGATCGCGCCCAGCAGCAGCCAGGCGATCAGGCCCCACCGCTCCTCGCCGCCAGCTAGCAGCACGCCCCAAGCGCCCGGCCAGAACAACAGCCACCAGCCGATCGGCCGATCGAACCGCGCCAGCAGCGCAAGATCGCGCAAGGTGGGCGGCAGCGCGGCGACAAGGCCGCGGTGCTGGGTGTCGGGGACGATCTGGGACATGGGGACGGGATAGCGATAGCGCGTGCAGATCGCCACCTCGATCCTCCCCTGCAAGGGCAGGGAGATCACCAAGGTGGTGGAGGGGCGTAACTCCTGTCGTCTAAGCACTCCTTTAGCGGTGGAAACCTCCGTCAGTCCTTCGGACTGCCACCTCCCCTTGCAGCGGAGGACCTTGCGTTCCATGGAACCTCCATGCCCGCCACCCCCGCTTGGCCTCCGCGTAGCGCCCCGCGCCTGTTCGTCGACGGCCCGCTAGCCGAGGCCATGGTACTCACCATCGACGGCCCGCAAGCGCATTACCTCAGCCGCGTCATGCGCGCCGGCCCTGGCGATGCCGTGATCCTGTGCGACGACCAGACCGGCGAGTGGGCCGCTGAAGTCACCCAGGCCAACAAGCGCGACCTGACCCTGGCCTTGCGCTCCCATCTCCGCCCGCGCGAGCAAGTGCCTGACTTCTGGCTCTGCGCCGCACTGCTCAAGAAGCCGAACTTCGATCTCGTGCTCGAAAAGGCGACCGAGCTCGGCGTCCGGCGAATCCAGCCTATGCTCACCCGACGCGGCGTCGCCGACAAGCTTAACGACGAGCGCGCGCGCACGATCGTCACCGAAGCGGCCGAGCAGTGCGCCCGCACCGCTCTGCCCGAAGTGGCCGAGCCGGCCAAGCTGGACGCCTTGCTCCGCACCTGGCCTGAAGGCCGCGCGCTTTTCTTCGCCGACGAGACCGGCGGCGACCCTGCGGCCGAGGCGTTCCGCGCCCATTCCGGCCCCGCCGCGCTGCTGGTCGGCCCGGAAGGCGGCTTCGACCCCGCCGAGCGCGAGGCCATCCGCGCGCTGCCGCAAGCACGGCCCATAGGCCTCGGGCCTCGCATCCTGCGCGGCGAAACCGCAGCGATCGCAGCTACCGCCTTGTGGATGGCCGTCGCGGGCGATTGGCACAATTCGCTGGCGCAGCAATCGCCGCTCGCTTAACGGCTCGCGCATGAGCACGCGTGAGGTTTCGGATCGCGACGATCCGATGATCGAGTCCATTTCGCAACTGGCCGAGCCGATGGCCGCAGGCGAAAAGCCGCGCGAGCGCTGGCGAATCGGCACCGAGCACGAGAAGCAGGTCTATCGCCTGTCAGACCACCGCGCACCGTCCTACGATGAGCCCGGCGGCATTCGCGATTTGCTGAGCGGCCTCAACGCATTCGGCTGGGAGCCGATCGAGGAGATCGGCCCTGGCGGCACTAGCAATGTCATCGCGCTGAAGGGCGCGGACGGCAACGTCAGCCTGGAGCCTGCGGGCCAACTCGAGCTGTCAGGCGCGCCGTTGGAGACGCTGCACGACACCTGCAACGAAACCGGCCGCCACCTGGAACAGGTCAAGGCCGTGGGCGACAAGCTGGGACTGGGCTTCCTCGGCCTCGGCATGTGGCCGGACAAGACTCGCGCCGAACTGCCGATCATGCCCAAGGGCCGCTACGACATCATGCTGCGGCACATGCCGCGCGTAGGCTCGCTGGGGCTCGACATGATGCTGCGCACCTGCACCATCCAGGTCAACCTCGACTATGCGAGCGAGGCAGACATGGTGCAGAAGTTCCGGGTTTCGCTGGCGCTGCAGCCGCTGGCGACGGCGCTGTTCGCCAATTCGCCGTTCACTGAGGGCAAGCCCAACGGCATGCTCTCGTACCGCAGCCACATCTGGTCGGACACCGATTCGCACCGCACCGGCATGCTGCCGTTCGTGTTCGAGCAGGGGTTCGGCTACGAGCGCTATGTCGACTACATGCTCGACGTGCCGATGTACTTCGTGTTCCGCGAAGGGCGCTACATCGACGCAGCGGGACTTTCGTTCCGCGACTTCATGGCCGGCGAGCTCTCGGTCCTGCCAGGCGAACTTCCGCGGATGAGCGACTGGATCGATCATCTTTCCACCGCCTTCCCCGAAGTGCGCCTCAAGTCGTTCCTGGAGATGCGCGGCGCCGACGGCGGCCCCTGGAGCCGCATCTGCGCGCTCCCGGCGTTCTGGGTCGGCCTGCTCTATGACCAGGGCGCGCTCGATGCGGCTTGGGACCTGGTCAGGGACTGGGACATGGACGGCCGCGAGCGCCTCCGCAACGAAGTGCCGCGGCTCGGCCTCGATGCCCCGCTGCCTGGGGGCGGGACGCTGAAGGACATCGCTGCCGAGGTGGTGAACATCTCGCGCTCAGGCTTGGCGGCGCGGCGCAAGCTGAACTCCATGGGCGAGGACGAGACCGGCTTCCTCGCGCCGCTCGCCGAGATTGCGCAGTCGGGCAAAGTGCCGGCACAGCGCCTGCTCGACAAGTTCCACGGGGAGTGGGGCGGCGATATTGCCCGGGTCTACGAAGAGCGGTTCTGAGTTTCTCCGCCTGCCCCTGCCCCTGAGGTCAGCTGTAGCGGCGGCATGGCACATCTGACGACGGCATGGGTTCTCCTGCAAATCGCTGGAGAACAACAATGTCGCTCAAGGCCATAGCACTCAACTGCACGCTCAAGGCGGATACATCGCAGCCCTCATCCACGGATTCGATGATCGCCGTGCTAGCGCAAGCGCTCGCCGAAACAGACGTCGAGATCACCGAGACCGTCCGGATCGCCGCGCTCGACATCAAGCCAGGCGTCACCTCGGATGAAGGCGATGGGGACGACTGGCCGGCGCTGCGCCACAAGATTCTCGAACACGACATCCTGATC
The window above is part of the Novosphingobium sp. 9U genome. Proteins encoded here:
- a CDS encoding pilus assembly protein, encoding MALSVSAARIAGWLRRLGRDQRGNTFLIVAAAVIPMLAVIGGGVDISRGYLSRTRLQQACDAGVLATRKKIGGTVITTGIIPTDANAVGTRFFNLNFQDGAYGTTGRTFAMTLSSDYTINGSASVSVPTSVMKLFSVDTLPVSVNCSAQFHYANTDIMMVLDVTGSMNDTNPGDSSSKISVLRQTVKDFYASIESNKTQGTRIRYGFVPYSTNVNVGSLLQSNWVAQTANYESREAVSTPSGKQWQYHTMAINVGPLQNGETNKLIKGGSIKIKMGGTPSAPLDVDVLFDGCMEERATYVIDDYNNVDLTRARDLDIDAVPIKGTPDTQWKPMLDDAAWLRAFSITKNWNGSLSISGSWQGTTTGSAYSTGNYAQANAVGLAACPAEARKLAEMSASDVATYVDGLNAAGSTYHDIGMIWGGRLISPTGIFASENGDVNGRPSMRHLIFLTDGETAPLEYSYTSYGVEPLSQRRWNPSSKYTLTQTVEKRFSYACNQVKNKNVTVWVIGFGTNVTDLMKDCAGSGHWFQAANATQLADAFAAISAAIGDLRIIK
- a CDS encoding TadE/TadG family type IV pilus assembly protein, coding for MSWLRNLRRDRRGVSAVEFALLTPVLLIALLGLLDLGYNMYTSSILEGAIQAAARSSTLENASSKSTAIDDAVTLAVKDIAPSATLTFKRTAYPSFSSTGKPEDYDDNNHNNKCDNGEPFEDVNENSVWDSDQGSVGMGGARDVVVYLVTVTYPRPFPVASMLGAPSTYTLSSKTVLTNQPWTNVIKTPPIRNCT
- a CDS encoding TadE/TadG family type IV pilus assembly protein; translated protein: MSRCRAISRLLRRLRWDRSGLAMTEFALIMPFFLTAGLYGVELANYSYMNMRVGQLAAQIADNASRIGDYSKLQNRKVYESDIDDLLIGAGLQAGTQMDLFNRGRIIISSLEKNSSGQQYIHWQRCLGKKNVTSTYGIQGATRTVGMGPAGNEVYALDTKEAVMFVEVQYDYLPLVSASFIGTPKLVSISSFTVRSSRDLSQLYQTTPSSPSMTCDKFTTTVA
- a CDS encoding nuclear transport factor 2 family protein, with the translated sequence METTLRALLDREAIRSCVIRLARGEDRRSAKLIRSCWWPEAKFDYGVHAGDFEAYLAWVAPGADAIKNTQHVIGQTHIELSGASAKAETHAISYHRLDLGAEAGGERDTCIGGRYLDSFEKRGEEWRIADRIMLYDWEQDWGMAADWSKGVMGYPFSAEHFAGRAKGDFSERWFAGERA
- a CDS encoding SDR family NAD(P)-dependent oxidoreductase yields the protein MSAPLAGKVAVVTGASRGIGKGIALVLAEQGATVYVTGRTVREGDYYLPGTVGGTAAECAERGRDSGGTGIAVACDHGDDAAVAALFEQVRAEQGRLDVLVNNAFTLSDDLLEPKGFWEKPLSNLEMWDVGVKSNYVAAWHAARIMVPQGSGLIVAISGFAAVTYTYGTIFGTSKSAVDRMARDMAIELEPHGVASLAIWQGLTLTEKAQDNLARMGDKMTASITSMHGSTVEHPGRVVAALAADPQIMKRSGGEFITTELAMEYGVTDTDGSVIQSARATRGSPIWKPISEVDYRGK
- a CDS encoding nuclear transport factor 2 family protein, which translates into the protein MSREAQLDALLDKQDILEALARFSRGMDRFDRDTYLSAFWPDAEMAAGPFVGNAQDCWDWAIPMHEAGQILTHHALLQTTIHPDGDTAHTETYYQFVGRNRDESLWIAGGRYIDRLEKRDGAWRIALRTNIIEWACLPPPMPLPFADVPDIAVNGVSSRNREDPSYQRPLVNRRAAANAGKA
- a CDS encoding SDR family NAD(P)-dependent oxidoreductase encodes the protein MGALSGKVALVTGASRGIGKGVACALAEQGATVYVTGRTVAAGQQPLPGTLARTVAEVNARGGVGVAAPMDLADDAQIAAVFDRIRAEQGRLDVLVNSAMAIPDAMTQRRLLKEAARRV
- the ubiA gene encoding 4-hydroxybenzoate octaprenyltransferase, which encodes MSQIVPDTQHRGLVAALPPTLRDLALLARFDRPIGWWLLFWPGAWGVLLAGGEERWGLIAWLLLGAIAMRGAGCVYNDIVDADIDRQVVRTAARPVASGRVSGKAAWIWLLTLCLIGLVVLLQLRWQAQLVALGSLAPVAAYPFMKRITWWPQAWLGLVFSWAALVGWVEVRGASKDWGLGTLALLYAGSIAWVVGYDTIYALQDREDDALVGVRSSALRMGSHVRGGVAAFYVLAIGYWAGAFWLLRPDWLALAALLPMAAHLLWQVATLELAGDGNALDRFRSNRFAGLLMALACWVVGNA
- a CDS encoding 16S rRNA (uracil(1498)-N(3))-methyltransferase, translating into MPATPAWPPRSAPRLFVDGPLAEAMVLTIDGPQAHYLSRVMRAGPGDAVILCDDQTGEWAAEVTQANKRDLTLALRSHLRPREQVPDFWLCAALLKKPNFDLVLEKATELGVRRIQPMLTRRGVADKLNDERARTIVTEAAEQCARTALPEVAEPAKLDALLRTWPEGRALFFADETGGDPAAEAFRAHSGPAALLVGPEGGFDPAEREAIRALPQARPIGLGPRILRGETAAIAATALWMAVAGDWHNSLAQQSPLA
- a CDS encoding glutamate--cysteine ligase — encoded protein: MSTREVSDRDDPMIESISQLAEPMAAGEKPRERWRIGTEHEKQVYRLSDHRAPSYDEPGGIRDLLSGLNAFGWEPIEEIGPGGTSNVIALKGADGNVSLEPAGQLELSGAPLETLHDTCNETGRHLEQVKAVGDKLGLGFLGLGMWPDKTRAELPIMPKGRYDIMLRHMPRVGSLGLDMMLRTCTIQVNLDYASEADMVQKFRVSLALQPLATALFANSPFTEGKPNGMLSYRSHIWSDTDSHRTGMLPFVFEQGFGYERYVDYMLDVPMYFVFREGRYIDAAGLSFRDFMAGELSVLPGELPRMSDWIDHLSTAFPEVRLKSFLEMRGADGGPWSRICALPAFWVGLLYDQGALDAAWDLVRDWDMDGRERLRNEVPRLGLDAPLPGGGTLKDIAAEVVNISRSGLAARRKLNSMGEDETGFLAPLAEIAQSGKVPAQRLLDKFHGEWGGDIARVYEERF